In Streptococcus dysgalactiae subsp. dysgalactiae, the following are encoded in one genomic region:
- a CDS encoding phosphomevalonate kinase codes for MLNYRVQTGGKLYLTGEYAILEPGQLALIQFIPLMMTAEIGPSSHLQLASDMFDHKADMTPDASYGLIQATIKTFANYMGQSVEQLDPFSLSITGKLERDGKKFGIGSSGSVTLLTLKALSAYYQQPLSQELLFKLAAYTLLTQGDNGSMGDIACIAYQTLVAYTSFDRQQVSQWLSDMPLRDLLAKDWGYQIQIIEPALSCDFLVGWTKIPSISSQMIQQVKAKISPSFLTTSYELSQETIAALQSGHKEALKTSLTRASQLLGALDPVIYHPKLVTLVEACQGLYAVAKSSGSGGGDCGIALAFDHEAKEAIVTRWQAADIDLLYQERWGNYD; via the coding sequence ATGCTTAATTACCGTGTACAAACAGGTGGCAAATTATACCTGACAGGAGAATATGCTATTTTAGAGCCGGGCCAGCTGGCACTGATTCAGTTTATTCCCCTGATGATGACAGCAGAAATAGGCCCATCATCTCATCTTCAGCTAGCTTCAGATATGTTTGACCACAAAGCTGATATGACGCCAGATGCTTCGTATGGTCTGATTCAAGCGACGATTAAGACTTTTGCAAACTATATGGGGCAGTCGGTGGAACAATTAGACCCCTTTTCATTGTCTATTACAGGCAAACTAGAGCGGGATGGCAAAAAATTTGGAATTGGCTCAAGTGGGAGTGTCACGCTCTTAACTTTGAAAGCTCTGTCAGCTTATTATCAACAGCCCTTAAGCCAGGAGCTTCTTTTTAAACTAGCTGCATATACGTTACTAACTCAAGGGGATAATGGTTCTATGGGAGATATTGCTTGTATTGCCTATCAAACCTTAGTTGCCTATACTTCTTTTGACCGACAGCAGGTTAGTCAGTGGCTTTCTGATATGCCTTTACGAGATCTTCTAGCCAAAGATTGGGGGTATCAGATTCAGATTATTGAACCAGCTTTGTCGTGTGACTTTTTGGTTGGCTGGACTAAGATTCCCTCTATTTCTAGTCAGATGATTCAACAGGTAAAGGCAAAGATTAGCCCCAGTTTCTTGACTACTAGCTATGAGTTGAGTCAAGAGACTATTGCAGCTTTGCAATCCGGACACAAAGAAGCTCTCAAAACAAGTTTAACAAGAGCGAGTCAGCTGTTAGGAGCTCTCGATCCAGTCATTTACCATCCGAAGTTAGTAACTCTAGTTGAGGCTTGTCAGGGGCTATATGCCGTTGCTAAATCATCTGGCTCTGGTGGTGGAGATTGTGGTATTGCCCTTGCCTTTGACCACGAAGCCAAGGAGGCTATTGTTACTAGATGGCAAGCAGCTGATATTGACTTATTGTATCAAGAAAGGTGGGGAAACTATGACTAA
- a CDS encoding thymidylate synthase, with amino-acid sequence MTKADEIFKANIEKIMDEGVFSEQARPKYKDGRTANSKYITGAFAEYDLAKGEFPITTLRPIPIQSAIKELLWIYQDQTNSLDVLENKYNVHYWNEWEVGQTRTIGQRYGAVVKKHDIISKLLKQLSENPWNRRNVISLWDYEAFEETEGLLPCAFQTMFDVRRVEENLYLDATLTQRSNDMLVAHHINAMQYVALQMMIAKHFGWKVGKFFYFVNNLHIYDNQFPQAKELLKRHPTDCQPKLVLNVPDGTNFFDIKPEDFELQDYEPVKPQLRFDLAI; translated from the coding sequence ATGACAAAAGCAGACGAGATTTTTAAAGCCAATATTGAAAAAATTATGGATGAGGGTGTCTTTAGTGAACAAGCACGTCCCAAGTATAAAGATGGTCGTACGGCTAATTCCAAATACATTACAGGTGCCTTTGCAGAATATGATTTAGCTAAAGGGGAGTTTCCAATTACCACCTTACGACCTATTCCCATTCAATCAGCTATTAAAGAATTATTGTGGATTTATCAAGATCAAACTAACAGTTTAGATGTTTTGGAAAACAAATACAATGTTCATTATTGGAATGAATGGGAAGTTGGTCAGACAAGAACCATTGGTCAACGCTACGGAGCGGTCGTCAAAAAACATGACATCATTTCAAAATTATTGAAGCAATTGTCAGAAAATCCTTGGAACCGTCGCAATGTCATTTCCCTTTGGGACTATGAAGCGTTTGAAGAGACAGAAGGCTTGTTACCATGTGCCTTTCAAACCATGTTTGACGTTAGACGTGTAGAGGAAAATCTTTATTTAGATGCTACCTTGACGCAACGTTCTAATGATATGTTGGTTGCCCATCATATTAACGCCATGCAATATGTTGCCTTGCAAATGATGATTGCTAAACATTTTGGCTGGAAAGTTGGCAAATTCTTTTATTTTGTCAATAATTTACACATTTACGATAATCAATTTCCTCAGGCTAAGGAATTATTGAAACGACACCCAACTGATTGTCAGCCTAAGCTTGTGTTAAATGTTCCAGATGGTACTAATTTCTTTGATATTAAACCAGAAGATTTTGAATTGCAAGACTACGAACCGGTCAAACCACAATTGCGGTTTGACTTGGCAATCTAA
- the fni gene encoding type 2 isopentenyl-diphosphate Delta-isomerase — translation MTNRKDDHIKYALKYQSPYNAFDDMELIHHSLPSYDVADIELSTHFAGQDFEFPFYINAMTGGSQKGKAVNEKLAKVAAATGIVMVTGSYSAALKNPSDDSYRLHEVAEGLKLATNIGLDKPIELAQQTVKEMNPLFLQVHVNVMQELLMPEGERVFRTWKQHLADYVSQIRVPIILKEVGFGMDVNTIKIAHELGIQTFDISGRGGTSFAYIENQRGLDRSYLNDWGQTTVQCLLNAQGLLDHVDILASGGVRHPLDMIKCLVLGARAVGLSRTVLELVEKYPVERVIDIVNGWKEDLKLIMCALDCRTIQDLRQVDYLLYGRLYQANH, via the coding sequence ATGACTAATCGTAAAGATGACCATATCAAATATGCTCTCAAGTATCAATCGCCGTACAATGCTTTTGATGACATGGAGTTGATACACCATTCCTTACCTAGCTATGATGTCGCTGATATTGAGTTGAGCACTCATTTTGCAGGACAGGACTTTGAGTTTCCTTTTTACATTAATGCCATGACAGGGGGGAGTCAAAAAGGAAAAGCAGTTAATGAAAAATTAGCTAAAGTGGCAGCTGCTACTGGCATTGTCATGGTGACCGGATCTTATAGCGCTGCTTTGAAAAATCCGAGCGATGACTCTTACCGATTGCATGAAGTAGCAGAAGGGTTAAAACTAGCTACTAATATTGGATTGGATAAGCCAATAGAACTAGCTCAACAGACTGTTAAAGAGATGAATCCCTTATTTTTGCAGGTTCATGTCAATGTGATGCAAGAATTGTTGATGCCAGAAGGTGAACGAGTTTTCCGAACTTGGAAACAACACCTGGCCGACTATGTGAGTCAGATTAGAGTGCCGATTATCCTCAAAGAAGTTGGCTTTGGTATGGATGTCAACACTATTAAAATTGCTCATGAGCTAGGTATTCAAACCTTTGATATCTCAGGTAGAGGAGGTACCTCCTTTGCCTACATTGAAAACCAACGTGGCCTTGATCGTTCGTATCTAAACGATTGGGGTCAAACCACTGTTCAATGTTTGCTAAATGCACAAGGGCTCCTAGATCACGTGGACATTTTGGCCTCAGGAGGTGTGAGACATCCTTTAGACATGATTAAATGTCTGGTGCTTGGGGCGCGTGCTGTGGGACTATCGCGAACTGTTCTAGAATTGGTCGAGAAATACCCTGTTGAGCGCGTGATTGATATCGTGAACGGGTGGAAAGAAGACCTCAAGCTAATCATGTGCGCTCTTGATTGTCGCACTATCCAAGACCTTCGCCAAGTTGATTACCTTCTTTACGGACGTCTCTATCAAGCTAATCATTAA
- a CDS encoding hydroxymethylglutaryl-CoA synthase, protein MKIGIDKIGFATSQYVLKLDDLALARQTDPAKFSQGLLIEALSVTPVTEDIVTLAASAADQILTDEDKATIDMVILATESSVDQSKAAAIYVHHLMGIQPFARSFEVKEACYSATAALDYAKLHVAAKPESRVLVIASDIAKYGIESAGESTQGAGSIAMLVTANPRIFELHQDNVAQTRDIMDFWRPNYSTTPFVNGVYSTKQYLDSLETTWQAYQDKTEAQLTDFAAFCFHLPFPKLALKGLNKMMDESLPVEHKEHLLENFQASITYSKQIGNIYTGSLYLGLLSLLENSKTLQAGDRIGLFSYGSGAVSEIFSGQLVAGYEQMLITNRQTILDQRHRLSVAEYEELFYEEAKLDEQGDASFNTYLTGKFALTEIKDNQRLYQINDKYES, encoded by the coding sequence ATGAAAATCGGAATTGATAAGATTGGTTTTGCGACCAGTCAATATGTCTTGAAATTGGATGACTTGGCTCTTGCTCGCCAAACAGATCCAGCAAAATTTAGTCAGGGACTACTCATCGAGGCCCTTAGTGTTACTCCGGTTACAGAAGATATTGTGACATTAGCTGCTTCTGCAGCTGATCAGATATTAACAGATGAAGACAAAGCTACAATTGACATGGTTATTCTTGCAACGGAGTCAAGTGTTGATCAATCCAAAGCCGCGGCAATTTACGTCCACCATTTGATGGGGATTCAACCTTTTGCCCGTTCTTTTGAAGTCAAAGAAGCTTGTTATAGTGCCACGGCCGCGTTAGATTACGCTAAACTACATGTGGCAGCAAAGCCAGAATCACGTGTTCTTGTTATTGCCAGTGACATTGCTAAATATGGCATTGAGTCTGCTGGTGAATCCACTCAAGGTGCTGGAAGCATTGCTATGTTGGTAACGGCTAATCCACGTATTTTCGAATTGCATCAAGATAATGTGGCGCAGACGCGAGATATCATGGACTTCTGGCGTCCAAATTATAGTACAACGCCTTTTGTTAACGGCGTTTACTCTACCAAACAGTACCTTGACTCTTTAGAAACTACCTGGCAAGCCTACCAAGACAAAACAGAGGCTCAACTAACAGATTTTGCTGCTTTTTGTTTCCATCTTCCTTTTCCGAAGTTAGCCTTGAAAGGACTGAATAAAATGATGGATGAGTCCTTGCCTGTTGAACACAAGGAACACTTACTGGAAAATTTCCAAGCTTCTATCACTTACAGCAAACAAATCGGCAACATCTATACAGGTTCTCTTTATTTAGGCCTTTTGTCTCTGCTTGAAAATAGCAAAACGTTACAAGCAGGGGACCGAATCGGACTTTTCAGTTACGGTTCTGGAGCAGTGAGTGAAATTTTCTCAGGACAGTTAGTAGCAGGCTATGAGCAGATGCTAATAACGAATCGTCAAACCATTTTAGATCAAAGACATCGCCTTTCTGTCGCTGAGTACGAAGAACTTTTCTACGAAGAAGCCAAATTGGATGAGCAAGGCGATGCTAGCTTCAACACCTACTTAACTGGCAAATTTGCCTTAACAGAAATCAAGGACAATCAACGACTGTACCAAATCAATGACAAATATGAATCTTAA
- a CDS encoding hydroxymethylglutaryl-CoA reductase, degradative, whose product MTNMNLNWAGFSKKTFEERLQLIKQFELLTPEHFQALENDYLLPIETANQLTENVLGRFALPFSIAPDFLINGVSYQVPFVTEEPSVVAAASFAAKLIKHSGGFTSKILKRQMIGQVALYDIDQVEEAKQAILANSDKLIAAANDAYPSIVKRGGGAREIRLEEKGDFLIFYLTVDTQEAMGANMVNTMMEALIPDLESLSKGKSLMAILSNYATESLVTASCQVDIRFLSREKSEAQQLAKKMVLASQLAQVDSYRAATHNKGIFNGIDAVVMATGNDWRAIESGGHAYASRNGAYQGLSHWEFDQEQEVLLGQLTLPMPIASKGGSIGLNPTVSIARDLLNQPDAKTLAQVIVSVGLAQNFAALKALTSSGIQAGHMKLHAKSLALLAGAKEEEVAPLVTSLLADKPMNLEKASQHLAILRNA is encoded by the coding sequence ATGACAAATATGAATCTTAATTGGGCAGGCTTTTCAAAGAAGACCTTTGAAGAGCGACTGCAACTCATTAAACAATTTGAACTCTTAACCCCTGAGCATTTTCAAGCATTAGAGAATGATTACTTATTACCTATCGAAACGGCTAATCAACTGACCGAGAATGTTTTGGGACGCTTTGCCTTACCTTTTAGTATCGCTCCTGATTTCCTCATTAACGGCGTGTCTTATCAAGTCCCTTTTGTGACTGAAGAACCTTCTGTTGTCGCTGCTGCTTCCTTTGCTGCTAAACTGATCAAGCACTCTGGGGGCTTTACCTCTAAAATTCTCAAACGCCAAATGATTGGTCAAGTTGCTCTCTATGATATCGACCAAGTGGAAGAGGCTAAACAAGCTATTCTTGCCAACTCAGACAAACTGATTGCAGCTGCTAATGATGCCTACCCATCAATTGTCAAAAGAGGTGGCGGCGCCAGAGAAATCCGTTTGGAAGAAAAGGGAGATTTCCTTATTTTTTATCTCACAGTAGACACACAAGAGGCCATGGGAGCCAATATGGTCAATACCATGATGGAAGCACTTATTCCCGACCTAGAATCATTATCCAAGGGAAAAAGCTTAATGGCTATCCTATCAAATTATGCCACAGAGTCTCTTGTAACGGCTAGTTGTCAAGTTGATATTCGCTTTTTGAGTCGAGAGAAGTCAGAAGCCCAGCAATTAGCTAAAAAAATGGTCTTGGCAAGTCAATTAGCTCAAGTGGACTCCTACCGAGCTGCCACCCATAATAAGGGAATATTTAATGGCATTGACGCGGTAGTTATGGCGACAGGGAACGACTGGCGTGCCATCGAATCGGGGGGGCATGCTTACGCTTCAAGAAATGGGGCTTACCAAGGCCTCAGTCATTGGGAGTTTGACCAGGAACAAGAAGTATTACTTGGTCAATTAACGCTTCCTATGCCCATTGCCAGTAAAGGGGGGTCTATTGGACTTAATCCAACTGTCTCCATTGCCCGTGATTTACTTAATCAACCAGATGCTAAAACCTTAGCTCAGGTCATTGTTTCGGTGGGATTGGCTCAAAACTTTGCTGCGCTCAAGGCTTTGACATCCTCAGGTATTCAAGCAGGCCATATGAAGCTTCATGCGAAGTCACTAGCCCTTTTAGCAGGTGCTAAAGAGGAGGAAGTTGCCCCTTTGGTGACCTCCTTATTAGCAGACAAGCCAATGAACCTTGAGAAAGCTAGTCAGCATCTAGCAATACTACGAAATGCTTAA
- a CDS encoding dihydrofolate reductase — MTKEMIAIWAEDEAGLIGVDGKLPWYLPRELQHFKETTLNQAILMGRVTFDGMNRRLLPNRQTLVMTRDVNYQVDGVLTMTSVEEVLDWYHAQEKTLYVIGGSKVLEAFDGYFNRVIKTVVCHQFEGDTYRPKLDLSRFKEEIQTFYPKDANNPYDFTVTVLKHQ, encoded by the coding sequence ATGACAAAGGAAATGATTGCTATCTGGGCAGAAGATGAAGCAGGTCTTATCGGGGTTGATGGCAAGCTACCATGGTACCTGCCAAGAGAGCTGCAACATTTTAAAGAAACAACTTTGAATCAAGCTATTTTAATGGGGAGAGTAACCTTTGATGGCATGAATCGTAGGCTGCTTCCTAATCGTCAAACCCTTGTGATGACAAGAGATGTAAACTATCAAGTAGATGGGGTATTGACCATGACTAGTGTTGAGGAAGTTCTGGATTGGTATCATGCACAGGAAAAAACACTTTACGTTATTGGTGGAAGCAAGGTTTTAGAAGCCTTTGACGGTTATTTTAATCGTGTGATTAAAACAGTGGTTTGTCACCAATTTGAAGGGGATACCTACCGACCAAAACTTGACTTAAGTCGTTTTAAGGAAGAAATCCAAACCTTCTATCCAAAGGATGCAAACAATCCTTACGATTTTACAGTGACGGTCTTAAAACACCAATAG